From one Salvelinus sp. IW2-2015 linkage group LG11, ASM291031v2, whole genome shotgun sequence genomic stretch:
- the rap1gapb gene encoding rap1 GTPase-activating protein 1 isoform X3 codes for MDEQRCILPPPLKTEEDYIPYPSVHEVLGRRSPFPLILLPQFGGYWIEGTNHKSSATPEQQPCAASHIKLETNSIAKIYRKQFMGKEHFNYYSMDTALGHLVFSMKYDVIGDQEHLRLLLRTKLKTHHDVIPISCLTEFPNVVQMAKLVFEEVNVDRFYPVLYPKASRLIVTFDEHVISNNFKFGVIYQKFGQTTEEELFGNSDESPAFVEFLEFLGDKIELHDFKGFRGGLDVTHGQTGTESVYTNFHNKEIMFHVSTKLPYTEGDTQQLQRKRHIGNDIVAILFQEENTPFVPDMIASNFLHAYVVAQVENACSDNVTYKVSVTARDDVPFFGPALPDPAIFKKGHEFHEFLFTKLINAEYACYKAEKFAKLEERTRSALLETLYEELHINSQSMMGLGGDEDKLENGGGGGGGFFESFKRVIRSRSQSMDAMGLSNKKPHTVSTSLSGSFTETPKTPGISLIIPGKSPTRKKSGPFGTRRSSAIGIENIQEVQERSREVSPSTQRTPDSGHISQDPKSENSSNQSSPEMPTTRTSSTICCRAPYIPEAQDLSRSSSNASSFASVVEEHDNVCIDEYNTALESLCSSGTPHKKDSFGYVSWVEDSMSNTSATSQVSSPAPALPHQTEGGKRVELKRAESRDKTERSQDKSSSNC; via the exons ATGGACGAGCAGAGATgcatcctccctccacccctcaaa ACAGAGGAGGACTATATCCCTTACCCCAGCGTTCACGAG GTCCTGGGTCGTAGGAGCCCCTTCCCCCTTATCCTGCTGCCTCAGTTTGGAGGCTACTGGATCGAGGGGACCAATCACAAATCCAGTGCCACGCCTGAGCAGCAGCCATGTGCTGCCTCCCACATCAAGCTGGAGACCAACAGCATTGCCAAGATCTACAGGAAACAGTTCATGGGCAAG GAACACTTTAACTACTACTCCATGGACACTGCCCTGGGRCACCTGGTCTTCTCCATGAAGTATGACGTCATCGGGGACCAGGAGCACCTCCGCTTGCTGCTAAG GACCAAATTAAAAACCCACCATGATGTGATTCCTATCTCTTGCCTGACTGAGTTCCCCAACGTGGTCCAGATGGCCAAG CTGGTGTTTGAAGAGGTAAACGTGGACAGATTTTACCCAGTCCTCTACCCGAAG GCCTCAAGGCTCATTGTCACCTTTGATGAGCATGTCATCAGCAACAACTTCAAGTTTGGAGTCATTTATCAGAAGTTTGGCCAG ACCACTGAGGAGGAGCTCTTTGGGAACAGCGACGAGAGTCCTGCTTTTGTGGAGTTCTTGGAGTTTCTGGGCGACAAGATTGAGCTCCATGACTTTAAAGG GTTCAGAGGGGGACTGGACGTCACCCATGGCCAgacaggaacagagtcagtctACACTAACTTTCACAACAAGGAGATCATGTTCCACGTGTCCACCAAACTGCCATACACAGAGGGAGACACCCAGCAG CTGCAGAGGAAAAGGCACATAGGCAACGACATCGTGGCCATCTTGTTTCAAGAGGAAAACACGCCCTTTGTGCCAGACATGATAGCCTCCAACTTCCTGCATGCCTATGTGGTGGCGCAAGTGGAGAATGCCTGCTCAGACAACGTCACGTACAAG GTGTCTGTGACAGCTAGAGACGATGTGCCTTTCTTTGGACCCGCTCTACCGGACCCGGCCATCTTTAAAAAG ggACATGAGTTCCATGAGTTCCTGTTCACTAAGCTGATAAATGCGGAGTACGCCTGTTACAAGGCTGAGAAGTTTGCCAAGCTGGAG GAGCGCACACGGTCGGCCCTGTTGGAGACGCTGTATGAGGAGCTACACATCAACAGCCAGTCCATGATGGGCCTGGGAGGGGACGAGGACAAACTGGAgaatgggggtggagggggggggggcttctttGAGTCCTTTAAG CGGGTGATCCGCAGCAGAAGCCAGTCTATGGATGCCATGGGCCTCAGTAACAAGAAGCCACACACTGTCTCCACTAGTCTCAGCGGCAGCTTTACCGAGACCCCCAAAACCCCAGGGATA TCTCTGATCATTCCTGGGAAGAGCCCCACCAGGAAGAAGTCTGGGCCTTTTGGCACCCGACGGAGCAGCGCCATCGGGATCGAGAACATCCAGGAGGtgcaggagaggag tCGGGAAGTGTCCCCCAGCACACAGAGGACCCCAGACAGCGGACACATCTCCCAGGACCCCAAATCAGAGAACTCATCCAATCAGAGCTCACCAGAGATGCCCACCACAAGGACCAG TTCCACCATCTGTTGCAGGGCTCCATACATCCCTGAGGCCCAGGACCTGTCCCGCTCCTCATCCAATGCTAGCAGCTTTGCCAGTGTGGTGGAGGAACACGATAATGTGTGCATCGATGAATACAACACTGCACTG gAGAGTCTATGCTCTTCTGGAACACCACACAAGAAGGACTCATTTGGGTACGTCTCCTGGGTAGAGGATAGTATGAGCAATACTAGTGCCACCAGCCAGGTCAGCTCTCCAG CACCTGCACTGCCCCATCAGACTGAGGGGGGCAAAAGGGTAGAGCTCAAAAGGGCAGAGAGccgagacaagacagagaggtCACAGGATAAGTCATCATCG AATTGTTAG
- the rap1gapb gene encoding rap1 GTPase-activating protein 1 isoform X2, whose product MTDFRMTKSGHVFLSPAVITRGQRRRHSDTSDLFAMIERMQGSRMDEQRCILPPPLKTEEDYIPYPSVHEVLGRRSPFPLILLPQFGGYWIEGTNHKSSATPEQQPCAASHIKLETNSIAKIYRKQFMGKEHFNYYSMDTALGHLVFSMKYDVIGDQEHLRLLLRTKLKTHHDVIPISCLTEFPNVVQMAKLVFEEVNVDRFYPVLYPKASRLIVTFDEHVISNNFKFGVIYQKFGQTTEEELFGNSDESPAFVEFLEFLGDKIELHDFKGFRGGLDVTHGQTGTESVYTNFHNKEIMFHVSTKLPYTEGDTQQLQRKRHIGNDIVAILFQEENTPFVPDMIASNFLHAYVVAQVENACSDNVTYKVSVTARDDVPFFGPALPDPAIFKKGHEFHEFLFTKLINAEYACYKAEKFAKLEERTRSALLETLYEELHINSQSMMGLGGDEDKLENGGGGGGGFFESFKRVIRSRSQSMDAMGLSNKKPHTVSTSLSGSFTETPKTPGISLIIPGKSPTRKKSGPFGTRRSSAIGIENIQEVQERSREVSPSTQRTPDSGHISQDPKSENSSNQSSPEMPTTRTRAPYIPEAQDLSRSSSNASSFASVVEEHDNVCIDEYNTALESLCSSGTPHKKDSFGYVSWVEDSMSNTSATSQVSSPAPALPHQTEGGKRVELKRAESRDKTERSQDKSSSNC is encoded by the exons ATGACTGACTTCAGGATGACTAAGAGTGGCCATGTGTTCCTCAGCCCTGCGGTTATTACACGGGGCCAGAGGAGACGACACAGCGAT accTCGGACCTATTTGCAATGATCGAGAGGATGCAG GGCAGCAGAATGGACGAGCAGAGATgcatcctccctccacccctcaaa ACAGAGGAGGACTATATCCCTTACCCCAGCGTTCACGAG GTCCTGGGTCGTAGGAGCCCCTTCCCCCTTATCCTGCTGCCTCAGTTTGGAGGCTACTGGATCGAGGGGACCAATCACAAATCCAGTGCCACGCCTGAGCAGCAGCCATGTGCTGCCTCCCACATCAAGCTGGAGACCAACAGCATTGCCAAGATCTACAGGAAACAGTTCATGGGCAAG GAACACTTTAACTACTACTCCATGGACACTGCCCTGGGRCACCTGGTCTTCTCCATGAAGTATGACGTCATCGGGGACCAGGAGCACCTCCGCTTGCTGCTAAG GACCAAATTAAAAACCCACCATGATGTGATTCCTATCTCTTGCCTGACTGAGTTCCCCAACGTGGTCCAGATGGCCAAG CTGGTGTTTGAAGAGGTAAACGTGGACAGATTTTACCCAGTCCTCTACCCGAAG GCCTCAAGGCTCATTGTCACCTTTGATGAGCATGTCATCAGCAACAACTTCAAGTTTGGAGTCATTTATCAGAAGTTTGGCCAG ACCACTGAGGAGGAGCTCTTTGGGAACAGCGACGAGAGTCCTGCTTTTGTGGAGTTCTTGGAGTTTCTGGGCGACAAGATTGAGCTCCATGACTTTAAAGG GTTCAGAGGGGGACTGGACGTCACCCATGGCCAgacaggaacagagtcagtctACACTAACTTTCACAACAAGGAGATCATGTTCCACGTGTCCACCAAACTGCCATACACAGAGGGAGACACCCAGCAG CTGCAGAGGAAAAGGCACATAGGCAACGACATCGTGGCCATCTTGTTTCAAGAGGAAAACACGCCCTTTGTGCCAGACATGATAGCCTCCAACTTCCTGCATGCCTATGTGGTGGCGCAAGTGGAGAATGCCTGCTCAGACAACGTCACGTACAAG GTGTCTGTGACAGCTAGAGACGATGTGCCTTTCTTTGGACCCGCTCTACCGGACCCGGCCATCTTTAAAAAG ggACATGAGTTCCATGAGTTCCTGTTCACTAAGCTGATAAATGCGGAGTACGCCTGTTACAAGGCTGAGAAGTTTGCCAAGCTGGAG GAGCGCACACGGTCGGCCCTGTTGGAGACGCTGTATGAGGAGCTACACATCAACAGCCAGTCCATGATGGGCCTGGGAGGGGACGAGGACAAACTGGAgaatgggggtggagggggggggggcttctttGAGTCCTTTAAG CGGGTGATCCGCAGCAGAAGCCAGTCTATGGATGCCATGGGCCTCAGTAACAAGAAGCCACACACTGTCTCCACTAGTCTCAGCGGCAGCTTTACCGAGACCCCCAAAACCCCAGGGATA TCTCTGATCATTCCTGGGAAGAGCCCCACCAGGAAGAAGTCTGGGCCTTTTGGCACCCGACGGAGCAGCGCCATCGGGATCGAGAACATCCAGGAGGtgcaggagaggag tCGGGAAGTGTCCCCCAGCACACAGAGGACCCCAGACAGCGGACACATCTCCCAGGACCCCAAATCAGAGAACTCATCCAATCAGAGCTCACCAGAGATGCCCACCACAAGGACCAG GGCTCCATACATCCCTGAGGCCCAGGACCTGTCCCGCTCCTCATCCAATGCTAGCAGCTTTGCCAGTGTGGTGGAGGAACACGATAATGTGTGCATCGATGAATACAACACTGCACTG gAGAGTCTATGCTCTTCTGGAACACCACACAAGAAGGACTCATTTGGGTACGTCTCCTGGGTAGAGGATAGTATGAGCAATACTAGTGCCACCAGCCAGGTCAGCTCTCCAG CACCTGCACTGCCCCATCAGACTGAGGGGGGCAAAAGGGTAGAGCTCAAAAGGGCAGAGAGccgagacaagacagagaggtCACAGGATAAGTCATCATCG AATTGTTAG
- the rap1gapb gene encoding rap1 GTPase-activating protein 1 isoform X1: MTDFRMTKSGHVFLSPAVITRGQRRRHSDTSDLFAMIERMQGSRMDEQRCILPPPLKTEEDYIPYPSVHEVLGRRSPFPLILLPQFGGYWIEGTNHKSSATPEQQPCAASHIKLETNSIAKIYRKQFMGKEHFNYYSMDTALGHLVFSMKYDVIGDQEHLRLLLRTKLKTHHDVIPISCLTEFPNVVQMAKLVFEEVNVDRFYPVLYPKASRLIVTFDEHVISNNFKFGVIYQKFGQTTEEELFGNSDESPAFVEFLEFLGDKIELHDFKGFRGGLDVTHGQTGTESVYTNFHNKEIMFHVSTKLPYTEGDTQQLQRKRHIGNDIVAILFQEENTPFVPDMIASNFLHAYVVAQVENACSDNVTYKVSVTARDDVPFFGPALPDPAIFKKGHEFHEFLFTKLINAEYACYKAEKFAKLEERTRSALLETLYEELHINSQSMMGLGGDEDKLENGGGGGGGFFESFKRVIRSRSQSMDAMGLSNKKPHTVSTSLSGSFTETPKTPGISLIIPGKSPTRKKSGPFGTRRSSAIGIENIQEVQERSREVSPSTQRTPDSGHISQDPKSENSSNQSSPEMPTTRTSSTICCRAPYIPEAQDLSRSSSNASSFASVVEEHDNVCIDEYNTALESLCSSGTPHKKDSFGYVSWVEDSMSNTSATSQVSSPAPALPHQTEGGKRVELKRAESRDKTERSQDKSSSNC; encoded by the exons ATGACTGACTTCAGGATGACTAAGAGTGGCCATGTGTTCCTCAGCCCTGCGGTTATTACACGGGGCCAGAGGAGACGACACAGCGAT accTCGGACCTATTTGCAATGATCGAGAGGATGCAG GGCAGCAGAATGGACGAGCAGAGATgcatcctccctccacccctcaaa ACAGAGGAGGACTATATCCCTTACCCCAGCGTTCACGAG GTCCTGGGTCGTAGGAGCCCCTTCCCCCTTATCCTGCTGCCTCAGTTTGGAGGCTACTGGATCGAGGGGACCAATCACAAATCCAGTGCCACGCCTGAGCAGCAGCCATGTGCTGCCTCCCACATCAAGCTGGAGACCAACAGCATTGCCAAGATCTACAGGAAACAGTTCATGGGCAAG GAACACTTTAACTACTACTCCATGGACACTGCCCTGGGRCACCTGGTCTTCTCCATGAAGTATGACGTCATCGGGGACCAGGAGCACCTCCGCTTGCTGCTAAG GACCAAATTAAAAACCCACCATGATGTGATTCCTATCTCTTGCCTGACTGAGTTCCCCAACGTGGTCCAGATGGCCAAG CTGGTGTTTGAAGAGGTAAACGTGGACAGATTTTACCCAGTCCTCTACCCGAAG GCCTCAAGGCTCATTGTCACCTTTGATGAGCATGTCATCAGCAACAACTTCAAGTTTGGAGTCATTTATCAGAAGTTTGGCCAG ACCACTGAGGAGGAGCTCTTTGGGAACAGCGACGAGAGTCCTGCTTTTGTGGAGTTCTTGGAGTTTCTGGGCGACAAGATTGAGCTCCATGACTTTAAAGG GTTCAGAGGGGGACTGGACGTCACCCATGGCCAgacaggaacagagtcagtctACACTAACTTTCACAACAAGGAGATCATGTTCCACGTGTCCACCAAACTGCCATACACAGAGGGAGACACCCAGCAG CTGCAGAGGAAAAGGCACATAGGCAACGACATCGTGGCCATCTTGTTTCAAGAGGAAAACACGCCCTTTGTGCCAGACATGATAGCCTCCAACTTCCTGCATGCCTATGTGGTGGCGCAAGTGGAGAATGCCTGCTCAGACAACGTCACGTACAAG GTGTCTGTGACAGCTAGAGACGATGTGCCTTTCTTTGGACCCGCTCTACCGGACCCGGCCATCTTTAAAAAG ggACATGAGTTCCATGAGTTCCTGTTCACTAAGCTGATAAATGCGGAGTACGCCTGTTACAAGGCTGAGAAGTTTGCCAAGCTGGAG GAGCGCACACGGTCGGCCCTGTTGGAGACGCTGTATGAGGAGCTACACATCAACAGCCAGTCCATGATGGGCCTGGGAGGGGACGAGGACAAACTGGAgaatgggggtggagggggggggggcttctttGAGTCCTTTAAG CGGGTGATCCGCAGCAGAAGCCAGTCTATGGATGCCATGGGCCTCAGTAACAAGAAGCCACACACTGTCTCCACTAGTCTCAGCGGCAGCTTTACCGAGACCCCCAAAACCCCAGGGATA TCTCTGATCATTCCTGGGAAGAGCCCCACCAGGAAGAAGTCTGGGCCTTTTGGCACCCGACGGAGCAGCGCCATCGGGATCGAGAACATCCAGGAGGtgcaggagaggag tCGGGAAGTGTCCCCCAGCACACAGAGGACCCCAGACAGCGGACACATCTCCCAGGACCCCAAATCAGAGAACTCATCCAATCAGAGCTCACCAGAGATGCCCACCACAAGGACCAG TTCCACCATCTGTTGCAGGGCTCCATACATCCCTGAGGCCCAGGACCTGTCCCGCTCCTCATCCAATGCTAGCAGCTTTGCCAGTGTGGTGGAGGAACACGATAATGTGTGCATCGATGAATACAACACTGCACTG gAGAGTCTATGCTCTTCTGGAACACCACACAAGAAGGACTCATTTGGGTACGTCTCCTGGGTAGAGGATAGTATGAGCAATACTAGTGCCACCAGCCAGGTCAGCTCTCCAG CACCTGCACTGCCCCATCAGACTGAGGGGGGCAAAAGGGTAGAGCTCAAAAGGGCAGAGAGccgagacaagacagagaggtCACAGGATAAGTCATCATCG AATTGTTAG